The DNA region ACATAAATGGAGACTTTGTGAAATCATGaccttgaagaaaaaaaaccctttctCAGTATTTAATTGAAGTTCTTAGTTCATTAGGTTGATTCACTTTTAGCcatctaaacaattttttattcttaagtaCTTCCATTCTCTACAcaatacattatcaaaaaatagacTCGACGGAAACtatttaagaagttaaaaaaaatgttctaaatttcacaaactccctgataaatgtttgataaagaaataaaagtcaaagattacttttttcacatttacttCCAAATTAAATACTCAGACAAAAATAAACTTAGACAAAATGTATTTGCTTTAGTGATTGCCGATGTAGAAATTCCGAAATCAACAATATCCTGCTTATAATCAAACATGACTTATAACTCACATAACTGTTAAATGTAAATGCAATTAATTTATGCTTCTTGCAGCATATATTTACTTATTTGAAAGTCTttgtagttttgtttcaaaagccCGAAATGTACGGAAAGGAATATTTGATCTTAAACACTGTAATTTAAAGCGTTCGTATTTTTCACGAATGGTAACTTCTGCCAACCTTTGAGCATGCAGGAATTCCAACTCTTGGGCTGACCAGGGAGCTTTCAAGGATGTAGAAATCGGGAAGCAAGTGGAAGTTCTTTGATGTCCGATGTCTTTATCAAATAGAATAGGGTCATCGTCAGCATTGTCATGATCGACGTATTTTGGGGGGAGTTCTTCGACTTTATTGTCATTGGTAGTAACCTCTTCTGATTGCTTTGTTTCTCCCTTCTTCGTACTTTTCTTTTCTGCACCTGTCAACATTTCAAGTTTATGTGGGATGGTGAAGTGCAAGCGATTTAACTGCAAATTGCGAAATCTAAAGCTGGCCAATTGCAACTTTGACAAAATCTCCAAGGCGATCAGTTTGTTTTTATCTACCGGTAGGTCGATCGTCAGTAAAGCTAACCTGTCATATTCGACATATTGGCCCTGCATCAAAAGTGCAATACAGCTGATATACGTCATTGTTATTACTAATTGTTCCATATCCATATTTTCTTTCTGGAGCCTTCGAAGGCACATTGTTAACCAAGGAAGAATCTTTGGGGTTTTCTTAATCTTACTTGGGTATATTAGCCCCCGTTTTTCCAATTCACCTCTTACTAAATCTGATATTGTGACAAGTgtgttttctgtgatatctgtAGAACGTTTGTCATATACAACCGTCCagaatttatcattaaatgacCAAGTCAGTGTCATATTCCCATGCCTGTCATATGTTGTAACAGCTGGAAAATGTTTAAGGTCAAGTTCAAGAATACCAGCTTTTATGACTTCTGCCACTGATATATTACTTTTATCCAAGAGCAGGTACAAGCTGGGGAAAACCATTTGGGAATTTGTTCTTCTGTTTGTTGTTAACAGTTTGACCAGCGATCTAATTGTTACAGCACCGACTGTCTTAAATGTTGTCTTGCAAGATTTTATCTCTCGTAGGAAATCTTCAAAAAGAACGTAACTGGCAGCCTTGCCAGTTTCGTGCAGGTCATGTAGTAAGGCAACAACCAAATGTCGACCAATGACTCCATAGCTGCCATCCAAGTGATCGTGCAATCCCACTGACCGTTTTATCATCTTAGATATGACCTCAGATGTTGTCCATATTTCTTGTGGGGGAATGCTATATTCGTTTTGCATACAGGTTGAGTACACTTCTAAAGATAGAAATCCATAGTGGTCAGTTGAACTTCTACTGGGACCAAGAGCTCCTGGTCCTAGATTGATAGAGTAAGATGTACTCCTTCCACAAAGTGGCTTTCCCCACAAAAGTTTTTCGGAGGCTAGTTCCAACTGATAGGATTGCCAGGTGGCACgcacatttcctgtttttttataCTCGTTCAATAATTCTTTAAGTTCCTTGCAAATCCATAAACCCAAATGTCGAATGCATGTTAGAATATGCAAAGGAAAAGGCACCAACAGAGGTACAGTTTCTAAAAGTACTTCTAGATtggttaaattaataaaatccatAGCATTTATATGGTCAGCAACTGAATCCTGCGAAACAACAAATTCAATCCTACATGTACTTCTCCTTAGTAATGTCCAGTTGCTTTGCAATGTAGATATATAATGATCAGCGTCGCGTAGGAATGCCTCTGCTGTCGATCGTGGGAAACACATACCTCCAACAATGCAACCCGACACTGGATGATATCGACAATTGGGTTGACGATGTGGAATGTCAGCGTAAAGTTGAACAAACTGCACCTCGTGTGGAAAACGACAAATCGTCCGCAAACAAGTTTTTATATCCATTGGTCTTCCATCTAGATTGCTCTGATAGTTGGCACAGTCTTTGAATGATAAGCATGTACAAAGTGTTCCTCTGTGGCCGATGATTTGTTGCAATCCCGCAGTAGACCAAAGAAGATCAACTTCTTCAGAGTCTGACAGTATGTTTGCAGCAACATGGATAGTTGTACGCAATGTAAATTGGGTATTAAAATCTGACAATGATAATCCACAGGTCATTTTTTCACCAAAGCGGAAGCAAAATATGATTGGTCTCAAAAGTCCAGTTTGGGTCAGTTGGTTTAAAGATGCTTGCAAAGCATCGAGTATTGCATAACAATCGTCaggtaaaatgaacatttttcgaACGTCATTTATGTCATTCTTTTCGAGAGTTCTTCTAGCCTCTCCACGCAAAGCAAGAGCCAttagtgtatttttaaaattctctctcAGCTGAAGAAATGTGGCGAGGGCTTGTTGTCTCACTTGCTGAATGGATAATGCAACTGAATGCATCTGGTGCATAGGAATTAAAGCTATCCAACATTCCCACCCTCTTTCATAAAATAGCTGGAACCCTAAGCTGTTTGAGAAGGTCATAAGTTCGCTTTTACTGTATTCTGTTAATCTGACGTGCTTTTTCAAAAAGCCTCTAACGTTCCGTAGACTTGCATTATCATTTGGAAACAGTGTGATATGTCTCACGGGCATTCTTATTGCGGCCAAAGATTTAAACTCCACAACGCATCCATCAATGTCAAAGGAATATCTCAACCATACTTCTCTTTCTACTTCATCGACTGTCAGACATCTTCCAAAAATCCGATCATCCCTTCTTAAAAAGAGTTGTGGTGTTTCAGATACAGAATTGTACGCCTTGGCTAGGTTGAAATTCTCCAACACCGTTTCAGAAAAAGTTTGTTCCGTATCTTCCATATCcatctaaaatttttaaaaaatatgacgtGTTTAGACACTCGTAATgagaaaagcttttttttttttataatatctaaTTTTCAACTTAGATGATGATAAGAAATAATTACCCGGCATTATAtctcaattaattaattttttaacaaaaatatatattaaactctattctCAAAGATCAACCTTGGGTTAAACCCGAGTATAGTCTAGGGTATATTCCGGGGTAAACCTAAATATAACTCGGCCTTTACCATGGTTTAATCCAGGGTAAACCCGGGTAAAACCCAGGGTATACGCTGGGTTTAACCAAGAGTATGCCCGGGTTTAACACAGATTAAACGCGGGTTTAACCTAGAGTATACCcaggtttaacccagggtatacccgggtttaacccagggtatacccgggtttaacccagggtatacccggggtaaacccagggtatacccgggttaaaCCCGGGATAAACTCAGGGTATACCTGGGTTAAACCCAGgatatacccgggtttaacccagggtataccctgggtacaccaagggtatacccggggtaaacccagggtatacccggggtatacccagggtataccctagttgatcccagtgtatacacgggttcaacacagagtaaaacaatgttagaccttaagtttaatgagccaaagttttaaacgtaattatcttaattaagtatatcaaaaagtttcattaatatcaatcattcactacatttgatgaatatcttgctacaattgaaatttaattgtaaactatagatcaattcaatagtctatcaATTACTACCAGGAATAActactatgtttataaaatttcatatctattgctacttaacattagaatgcaggataatgagcaattaaataatgatattaaaaaaagcagttacctttaacaagtgaaaaacccatataatccaacaaagtcacaatcaaaagaatgataaaacaccaaatcatcagatatttatagaaagaaatgattgacagtcacgaggattaataggcggagtcccgcattcccgcacacgcatctcgtcaaagtgcctataccctaaccctaaccctaaccctaaccccctaacccctaaccctaaccctaaccctaaccctaaccctaaccccgagctaaccctgatttttagggtcatcccgggtttatcatctaaaatctactcccagaccttgatattcggggataatgttgtacagaggtaggtcacatgaaatatccaccaacccttccccaacccggaagtttaagggctaaccccgagctaaccctgatttttagggtcatcccgggtttatcatctaaaatctaatcccagaccttgatattcggggataatgttgtacagaggtaggtcacatgaaatatccaccaacccttccccaacccggaagttaaagggctaaccccgagcttaccctgatttttagggtcatcccgggtttatcatctaaaatctaatcccagaccttgatattcggggataatgttgtacagaggtaggtcacatgaaatatccaccaacccttccccaacccggaagtttaagggctaaccccgagctaaccctgatttttagggtcatcccgggtttatcatctaaaatctaatcccagaccttgatattcggggataatgttgtacagaggtaggtcacatgaaatatccaccaacccttccccaacccggaagtttaagggctaaccccgagctaaccctgatttttagtgtcatcccgggtttatcatctaaaatctactcccagaccttgatattcggggataatgttgtacagaggtaggtcacatgaaatatccaccaacccttccccaacccggaagtttaagggctaaccccgagctaaccctgatttttagggtcatcccgggtttatcatctaaaatctaatcccagaccttgatattcggggataatgttgtacagaggtaggtcacatgaaatatccaccaacccttccccaacccggaagtttaagggctaaccccgagctaaccctgatttttagggtcatcccgggtttatcatctaaaatctaatcccagaccttgatattcggggataatgctGTACAGAGGctgttgaaattaaatatacattaaacttTCCCAAACTTGGATTTTTAAAGGGATAAAGTTTTATCCACTATGTATAACTGATGTTGCGCTGGGCGGACTGTTGAAAAACTAaccaacaaattattttaaagatcattCGTTTATTAGTTTTCATATTTGTTGTTAAAACATACTCATTTTTTACTCTTATCAAAAATGAcatcaacatatattttatgaagttaCTTTCCTTACATCAACATaatgttaatataatatatagctTCCTGCTTCTTTTACCTTTCATTACTTTAGCAAATTTGCACTAACAAAAGGTTTACATAAAGGATAACATAAATGATAAGCAATACTTAGTGAACAGATGCTTTTCTTTTTACACAAACCATAAGCAAACTTTTATTGCAAATCATTCCCAACCAAGTTGTCTAGCTCTTGCTGGAGCTTTGTTCTTTCGTTGATTGCTCTTTTCTTCTTGactattttctttactttgtcCTGTAAATAGTTGGTGAAATCCCCGCGGACGTCTGGCTTCCATCCCTCGCTCCATATGCGATCCTCCACACcatcttttatcaaattttggaTGTCTACCATTTTTGCTATTGTaacaaaacaacactttttgaGTTCTCATTCTATCTCAAAGCATAAGCATTACGAATAAATGAAACTGGCATTCAttcttttatcttaatttaacTATAAACGTTTCCCCGTTGCTATACATGGAGTATATTATACTTACTTGGAGAAATGGTTTCCTGCAATCCCAGCCAGTAATGAATGTACGCTAGCTGTAACTTCGAAACTTTTTCCTGTTCTTTGCGGTAGCTCCTTTCGATGCTCTTGAACACTTCCGCGACTTCTTTtcttatgttttcatttaattcttcCACAGATGTCGCGATCTTAGCTTCTGTTTCCTCTTCTTCAAATTCTTCATTGTctatcatttttctctttttaggaTTTACTAGAGCCATTTCTAACTCGTCTATTCTCGAGTTCACTTGACTAATTTGGAAGGAAAGTGCGTTTTCAAATTCAGGCTTCACCTCTTTATCAATTTTCTTATGAATCTGGTCCAAATCAGCTTCGAACTTGGCACATTCTGTTCCTgagtccaattttttttcaaggttttcaAGCTTAATACCAACTTCTCTTATTTTACGACTGAACTTCCCGAGAGTCTCAAGGACAAATTCTCTTAAGGCTTCATACTTTGGATCGTTTTCatctatcaaatatgattcaaaaACATGCATGTAAAGTTGTAATATGCTTGctatattaaataatgtttcaatatctatgttataaaaattaccTTCGGATAGCCAGTCATTCTCCATACTGCTATTTAATTCAAGACAAGTGAGGAATCTGTAATGCACAGGAACAtcgtaaaataattaaaataaacgtatgagacaaaatattttgttttataagaacaaaaccaattgtGTTTGATTGAGtcattttaatcttatctatgGAAGTCTGtacatattctaaaattgtagaatgatttaatattattatttttttatttgaacttcctttagacaaacaagaaattaattttgcattctaaaCATTCTTTATCATTAGGTATACTGATTACTTTCAATTAATGAATTGCTTACCTCTCCTAAGAAAATCACCGTCTGCACTGAAGGAGTGACAAGGAAACAATGACTGTGCTTTCTGTGTTAACGTTAGCAGGCGCTCTGAGTGATGGGAAAGACTAGTTAACACGGCTTGTGTATCATCAATCCATAAGCTCAACGTTCGAGTAAGCATTTGCAAATGCCAAATATTAGAGTTTACTTTGTCCTGTAATTGCAAGTTATGGTAAAAGATTATCTTGccgttttaaattataaaacagttCAAAAAGAAGTGAAATAGTTCATTCATACTTTTTTGTGCGTGATTTATTTAGTACGCTATGTTTGCGGACAAAGATCTGTCTGAGAACTTAaaccattaataaattatacactatgataaaaaaaaattcaaaacattttcaattttcttattcAACATAAATGGAGACTTTGTGAAATCATGaccttgaagaaaaaaaaccctttctCAGTATTTAATTGAAGTTCTTAGTTCATTAGGTTGATTCACTTTTAGCcatctaaacaattttttattcttaagtaCTTCCATTCTCTACAcaatacattatcaaaaaatagacTCGACGGAAACtatttaagaagttaaaaaaaatgttctaaatttcacaaactccctgataaatgtttgataaagaaataaaagtcaaagattacttttttcacatttacttCCAAATTAAATACTCAGACAAAAATAAACTTAGACAAAATGTATTTGCTTTAGTGATTGCCGATGTAGAAATTCCGAAATCAACAATATCCTGCTTATAATCAAACATGACTTATAACTCACATAACTGTTAAATGTAAATGCAATTAAATTATGCTTCTTGCAGCATATATTTACTTATTTGAAAGTCTttgtagttttgtttcaaaagccCGAAATGTACGGAAAGGAATATTTGATCTTAAACACTGTAATTTAAAGCGTTCGTATTTTTCACGAATGGTAACTTCTGCCAACCTTTGAGCATGCAGGAATTCCAACTCTTGGGCTGACCAGGGAGCTTTCAAGGATGTAGAAATCGGGAAGCAAGTGGAAGTTCTTTGATGTCCGATGTCTTTATCAAATAGAATAGGGTCATCGTCAGCATTGTCATGATCGACGTATTTTGGGGGGAGTTCTTCGACTTTATTGTCATTGGTAGTAACCTCTTCTGATTGCTTTGTTTCTCCCTTCTTCGTACTTTTCTTTTCTGCACCTGTCAACATTTCAAGTTTATGTGGGATGGTGAAGTGCAAGCGATTTAACTGCAAATTGCGAAATCTAAAGCTGGCCAATTGCAACTTTGACAAAATCTCCAAGGCGATCAGTTTGTTTTTATCTACCGGTAGGTCGATCGTCAGATTgagacaaaatattttgttttataagaacaaaaccaattgtGTTTGATTGAGtcattttaatcttatctatgGAAGTCTGtacatattctaaaattgtagaatgatttaatattattatttttttatttgaacttcctttagacaaacaagaaattaattttgcattctaaaCATTCTTTATCATTAGGTATACTGATTACTTTCAATTAATGAATTGCTTACCTC from Crassostrea angulata isolate pt1a10 chromosome 7, ASM2561291v2, whole genome shotgun sequence includes:
- the LOC128157352 gene encoding uncharacterized protein LOC128157352, whose product is MENDWLSEDENDPKYEALREFVLETLGKFSRKIREVGIKLENLEKKLDSGTECAKFEADLDQIHKKIDKEVKPEFENALSFQISQVNSRIDELEMALVNPKKRKMIDNEEFEEEETEAKIATSVEELNENIRKEVAEVFKSIERSYRKEQEKVSKLQLAYIHYWLGLQETISPTKMVDIQNLIKDGVEDRIWSEGWKPDVRGDFTNYLQDKVKKIVKKKRAINERTKLQQELDNLVGNDLQ
- the LOC128155274 gene encoding uncharacterized protein LOC128155274, whose amino-acid sequence is MDMEDTEQTFSETVLENFNLAKAYNSVSETPQLFLRRDDRIFGRCLTVDEVEREVWLRYSFDIDGCVVEFKSLAAIRMPVRHITLFPNDNASLRNVRGFLKKHVRLTEYSKSELMTFSNSLGFQLFYERGWECWIALIPMHQMHSVALSIQQVRQQALATFLQLRENFKNTLMALALRGEARRTLEKNDINDVRKMFILPDDCYAILDALQASLNQLTQTGLLRPIIFCFRFGEKMTCGLSLSDFNTQFTLRTTIHVAANILSDSEEVDLLWSTAGLQQIIGHRGTLCTCLSFKDCANYQSNLDGRPMDIKTCLRTICRFPHEVQFVQLYADIPHRQPNCRYHPVSGCIVGGMCFPRSTAEAFLRDADHYISTLQSNWTLLRRSTCRIEFVVSQDSVADHINAMDFINLTNLEVLLETVPLLVPFPLHILTCIRHLGLWICKELKELLNEYKKTGNVRATWQSYQLELASEKLLWGKPLCGRSTSYSINLGPGALGPSRSSTDHYGFLSLEVYSTCMQNEYSIPPQEIWTTSEVISKMIKRSVGLHDHLDGSYGVIGRHLVVALLHDLHETGKAASYVLFEDFLREIKSCKTTFKTVGAVTIRSLVKLLTTNRRTNSQMVFPSLYLLLDKSNISVAEVIKAGILELDLKHFPAVTTYDRHGNMTLTWSFNDKFWTVVYDKRSTDITENTLVTISDLVRGELEKRGLIYPSKIKKTPKILPWLTMCLRRLQKENMDMEQLVITMTYISCIALLMQGQYVEYDRLALLTIDLPVDKNKLIALEILSKLQLASFRFRNLQLNRLHFTIPHKLEMLTGAEKKSTKKGETKQSEEVTTNDNKVEELPPKYVDHDNADDDPILFDKDIGHQRTSTCFPISTSLKAPWSAQELEFLHAQRLAEVTIREKYERFKLQCLRSNIPFRTFRAFETKLQRLSNK